A stretch of candidate division WOR-1 bacterium RIFOXYB2_FULL_36_35 DNA encodes these proteins:
- a CDS encoding undecaprenyl-diphosphatase UppP, translated as MDILHSIIIGIVEGITEFLPISSTAHMVLAAKVLNIAQSDFVKSFEIIIQFGAILSVLVLYWKRFLVDFESLKRIIAAFIPTAILGFTLYKFIKGYLISNETIIVWSLLLGGIFLIIFELFHKESEMAVEDISKIPYSKCITIGLFQSFAMFPGVSRSAATIIGGLSLGLKRKTIVEFSFLLAVPTMLAASALDVLKTGHSFTLNQIGVLAIGFVVSFIIALFSIEFLLRYIKKHSFIFFGVYRIIIALVFMFGLK; from the coding sequence ATGGATATACTCCACAGCATAATAATCGGAATTGTTGAAGGTATTACGGAGTTTCTGCCTATCTCGTCAACTGCGCATATGGTGCTTGCCGCAAAGGTTTTAAATATTGCCCAATCTGACTTTGTAAAAAGCTTTGAGATAATTATTCAATTTGGCGCGATTCTTTCCGTTTTAGTCCTTTACTGGAAAAGATTTTTGGTTGATTTTGAAAGTCTAAAAAGAATAATTGCCGCATTTATACCAACCGCGATTTTGGGTTTTACTCTTTATAAATTTATCAAAGGATATTTGATATCTAATGAAACCATAATTGTATGGTCTCTTCTTTTGGGTGGTATCTTTTTGATTATATTTGAGCTTTTCCATAAAGAAAGTGAAATGGCAGTAGAAGATATTTCAAAGATCCCCTATTCAAAGTGCATCACAATAGGTCTTTTTCAATCGTTTGCAATGTTCCCGGGAGTTTCAAGATCTGCCGCAACAATAATAGGAGGACTTTCTCTTGGGCTTAAAAGAAAAACTATTGTTGAATTTTCTTTCCTGCTTGCAGTACCTACTATGCTTGCAGCATCGGCTTTAGATGTTTTAAAAACCGGACATTCTTTTACACTAAATCAAATAGGTGTTTTGGCTATTGGGTTTGTCGTATCATTTATTATTGCTCTTTTTAGTATAGAATTTTTATTGCGATACATAAAAAAGCACTCTTTTATCTTTTTTGGTGTTTATCGCATAATTATTGCTCTTGTTTTTATGTTTGGGTTAAAATAA